The Cylindrospermopsis curvispora GIHE-G1 genome contains a region encoding:
- a CDS encoding ParA family protein, translating to MGYVIATANMKGGVGKTTVTVNLATCLAKHHGKKVLVLDLDSQISATLSLMSPGDFAKRRKQRKTLRYLLDEVINPDPQPEYKIHDVIEPELCKLPSLSLLPGDIDLYDEFVVSEMLHNQAVALEERDFETIWNRFERVLVRDILKPVRDQYDFILLDCAPGYNLMTRSALATSDFYLLPAKPEPLSVVGIQLLERRIAKLKDSHEHEAKINIQMLGIVFSMCNTNMLTGRYYKQVMHRIVEDFGVETICQAQIPVDVNVAKAVDSFMPVTLLNPGSSGSKAFIHLTEELLRRL from the coding sequence ATGGGATATGTCATTGCAACTGCAAATATGAAGGGAGGAGTAGGTAAAACTACGGTGACTGTTAATTTGGCAACTTGCTTGGCTAAACATCATGGTAAAAAGGTGCTGGTTCTTGATTTAGATAGTCAAATCAGTGCGACCTTGAGTCTAATGTCACCGGGAGATTTTGCCAAACGTCGTAAACAAAGAAAAACCCTGAGATATTTATTAGATGAGGTAATTAATCCCGACCCTCAACCTGAATACAAAATTCATGATGTCATTGAGCCCGAATTGTGCAAGCTACCAAGTTTGAGTCTCTTACCAGGAGACATTGACTTATATGATGAATTTGTAGTTTCTGAAATGTTACACAATCAAGCTGTAGCTCTGGAAGAACGAGATTTTGAAACTATTTGGAATCGTTTTGAAAGGGTCTTAGTTAGGGATATTTTAAAACCTGTTCGTGACCAATATGATTTTATTCTTTTAGATTGTGCTCCTGGTTATAACCTCATGACTCGTAGTGCTTTGGCCACTAGCGATTTTTATTTGCTCCCCGCTAAACCTGAACCTCTTTCTGTGGTCGGTATTCAATTGTTGGAAAGACGTATTGCTAAGTTGAAGGATAGTCATGAACATGAGGCCAAAATCAATATCCAAATGCTGGGTATTGTCTTTAGCATGTGTAATACCAATATGTTAACTGGTAGATATTATAAACAAGTCATGCACCGAATTGTGGAAGATTTTGGTGTAGAAACTATTTGTCAAGCACAAATACCTGTTGATGTGAATGTGGCTAAGGCAGTTGATAGCTTTATGCCTGTAACCTTGTTGAATCCTGGTTCATCTGGATCTAAGGCTTTTATTCACTTAACTGAAGAGCTGTTACGCCGTCTGTAA
- the uvrB gene encoding excinuclease ABC subunit UvrB produces the protein MAQFTLQAPFSPTGDQPQAIAQMIKNIEGKQRYQTLLGATGTGKTFSIAAVIEKVGKPTLVLAHNKTLAAQLCNELREFFPHNAVEYFVSYYDYYQPEAYIPVTDTYIEKTSAINSEIDMLRHSATRSLFEREDVIVVASISCIYGLGMPAEYLKAAITLEIGMEIDPREVIRKLISVQYSRNDIEIGRGKFRVRGDVIEIGPAYEDRIVRVEFFGDDIDAIRYVDPVNGEIMSSLERISIYPARHFVTPKERLEIACVEIADELKAYKLKLEELGKLVEAQRIDQRTRYDIELLREVGYCNGVENYSRYLAGRQAGEPPECLIDYFPQDWLLVIDESHVTVPQIRGMYNGDQARKKVLIDHGFRLPSAGDNRPLKAEEFWQKVSQCIFVSATPGDWEIEVSGKNIVEQIIRPTGVLDPQIYVRPTAGQVDNLLGEIHERVDNNERVLITTLTKRMAEDLTEYLENRSVRVRYLHSEINSIQRIEILQDLRNGSFDVLVGVNLLREGLDLPEVSLVVIMDADKEGFLRAERSLIQTIGRAARHLRGKVIMYADNLTGSMIKAIEETDRRRGIQMAYNQIHKITPQPVFKKSGNSILSFLDVSRRLNANDLNLVDEQWHNLNLEEIPQLITTLEKQMHDAAKKMEFEHAAKLRDRIKSLRDQILGR, from the coding sequence ATGGCCCAATTTACTCTCCAAGCTCCTTTTTCCCCCACCGGAGATCAACCCCAGGCGATCGCTCAAATGATTAAGAACATTGAAGGGAAACAGCGGTATCAAACTTTACTGGGTGCGACGGGAACGGGAAAGACGTTTTCTATTGCAGCAGTGATAGAAAAGGTGGGCAAACCTACCCTAGTGCTGGCCCATAATAAGACCCTGGCGGCCCAGTTGTGTAATGAGCTGAGGGAGTTTTTTCCCCATAACGCGGTGGAGTATTTTGTCAGTTATTACGACTATTATCAACCGGAAGCCTATATTCCTGTTACCGATACATATATAGAGAAAACATCAGCCATTAATAGTGAAATAGATATGCTGAGACATTCTGCGACCCGATCTTTGTTTGAGAGGGAAGACGTGATAGTTGTGGCATCTATTAGTTGCATATATGGTTTAGGTATGCCTGCTGAATATTTAAAAGCAGCAATAACTTTAGAAATAGGAATGGAGATAGATCCCAGAGAGGTAATAAGGAAATTAATCTCCGTGCAGTATAGTCGTAACGACATAGAAATTGGACGAGGTAAATTCCGAGTTCGTGGGGATGTGATAGAAATTGGGCCTGCGTACGAAGATAGAATTGTGAGAGTGGAATTTTTTGGTGATGACATAGATGCCATACGTTATGTGGATCCGGTGAATGGAGAAATTATGAGTAGTTTAGAAAGGATAAGTATTTATCCTGCACGTCACTTTGTCACCCCAAAAGAGAGATTAGAAATTGCCTGTGTAGAGATTGCTGATGAGTTAAAAGCATATAAATTAAAATTGGAAGAATTAGGAAAATTAGTTGAGGCACAAAGAATAGATCAACGGACTCGTTATGATATAGAACTGTTAAGAGAAGTAGGATATTGTAACGGCGTAGAAAATTACTCCCGTTATTTAGCGGGGAGACAAGCAGGAGAACCTCCAGAATGTTTAATTGATTATTTTCCCCAGGATTGGTTATTAGTAATTGACGAGTCTCATGTTACCGTTCCCCAGATTCGGGGGATGTATAATGGTGATCAAGCCAGGAAAAAAGTTTTAATTGACCATGGTTTTCGGTTGCCTAGTGCGGGGGATAATCGTCCTTTAAAAGCTGAGGAATTTTGGCAAAAAGTGTCTCAGTGTATTTTTGTTTCAGCCACTCCAGGCGATTGGGAAATAGAAGTTTCGGGGAAGAATATAGTAGAGCAGATTATCCGACCTACAGGAGTGTTAGATCCACAAATTTACGTTCGTCCCACAGCTGGACAGGTGGATAATTTGTTGGGAGAAATTCACGAGAGAGTGGATAATAATGAACGGGTGTTAATTACTACCTTGACTAAGAGAATGGCAGAAGATTTAACTGAATATTTAGAAAATAGATCCGTTCGGGTGAGATACTTACATTCAGAAATTAATTCCATTCAGAGGATTGAAATTTTACAAGATTTGAGAAATGGCAGTTTTGATGTTTTAGTAGGTGTCAACTTATTAAGAGAAGGTTTAGATTTGCCAGAGGTTTCTCTTGTGGTAATTATGGATGCAGATAAAGAGGGTTTCTTACGTGCAGAACGCTCCTTAATTCAAACCATTGGTCGTGCAGCACGTCATCTGCGCGGTAAGGTAATTATGTATGCTGATAATTTGACTGGTAGTATGATCAAAGCCATTGAAGAAACTGATAGAAGAAGGGGAATTCAAATGGCCTATAATCAAATACATAAAATTACCCCCCAACCAGTTTTTAAAAAATCTGGTAACTCTATTCTCTCCTTTTTAGATGTTTCGCGGCGGTTAAATGCCAATGATTTAAACCTGGTGGATGAACAATGGCATAATTTGAATTTGGAGGAGATTCCACAACTGATTACTACCCTGGAAAAACAAATGCACGATGCTGCTAAAAAGATGGAGTTTGAACACGCTGCCAAACTGCGCGATCGCATTAAGTCCTTGAGAGATCAAATACTGGGTAGGTGA
- the psb34 gene encoding photosystem II assembly protein Psb34, whose product MPYTTEEGGRLNNFAQEPKVYEAEPPTGKQKLNYVILGGLGALLIVGVVFIAFAVSNAS is encoded by the coding sequence ATGCCATACACAACAGAAGAGGGCGGTCGACTCAACAATTTTGCCCAGGAACCCAAGGTTTATGAAGCTGAACCTCCAACGGGTAAACAAAAACTGAATTATGTAATTTTAGGCGGACTCGGAGCACTTTTAATAGTTGGCGTAGTTTTTATTGCCTTCGCAGTGTCAAATGCCAGTTAG
- a CDS encoding tetratricopeptide repeat protein: protein MNVNENPTTDIFTLNRQVYRRLRLALSVSLRRQIFFAVCDNINIRNQVASKLHSNLAYPVEQVLYPVGEKQGISTPAYPRLVTVRLNLNDPNPIAQINQWLGNYPPPRVGKSQDSPGKVLPIPAFQIVGVEQLTKQSIAVQRLFLHNLKLSEEYFSKKQSTSIVDSNLLFWVTRPWLYAIQQSAPQFWQYRTGVFIFEGEPTGGIENPNYPQNSSELRSVRLEKLDSSVVEESTVFNYQPGKDNGKSLDNETKETTERENQIVPFVLNIPKLSSFSHINQELISLIPKTFNPNIDEDRDTNWQIKQLLWEIEKLTINLTQDSQEEIAQAYHNLGTLYRLRIEQGDANLDNLMVAIIAYQESLSYDETSPLVPDTLNDLGTLYWMLHRTSVSSQEAQTYIEQSLEFYQLVLKMIECDSQPEIYARVQNNLATAYGDLAKFYQPLENWQAAIKAYKETLNYRKEEMDSHKYASCQNNLGTAYWHLAQHSEPEKNLKQAISAYSSALSHYQAEKDPIKYGMIQNNIGTAYWNLSHYETPEKNLQLAIDFYQEALKYRTPENIPIGCAVTRNNLGTAYWQLSNLPHMKGENRQNLLKLSIETYENTLTIANSFEQKDLSFDVLGTQNNLALAHYQLITDSHFKGDKEIVSYHLQTSLDYFLKTLNGLEENTQPYQETFNQIVKIIRTFHHELGIQGQNLALSKIPGNLIPKLLPRL from the coding sequence ATGAATGTGAATGAAAATCCCACTACGGATATTTTTACTTTAAATCGGCAAGTATATAGACGTTTAAGATTAGCATTAAGCGTATCCCTACGACGTCAAATATTTTTTGCAGTATGTGATAATATAAATATTAGGAATCAGGTAGCCAGCAAACTACATTCTAATTTGGCTTATCCAGTAGAACAGGTGCTGTACCCTGTTGGAGAAAAACAAGGAATTAGCACTCCAGCTTATCCTCGATTAGTAACCGTGAGATTAAACCTAAATGATCCCAATCCCATAGCTCAAATTAACCAGTGGTTAGGGAATTACCCACCACCAAGAGTTGGGAAATCACAAGACTCACCGGGTAAGGTTTTACCAATCCCAGCATTTCAAATTGTGGGGGTAGAGCAGTTGACCAAACAGTCAATAGCAGTACAGAGGTTATTCTTACATAATTTAAAACTGAGCGAAGAATACTTTAGCAAGAAGCAAAGCACTTCAATTGTAGATTCCAACTTATTATTTTGGGTTACCCGTCCTTGGTTGTATGCGATTCAACAATCAGCTCCGCAATTTTGGCAATATAGAACAGGCGTATTTATTTTTGAGGGAGAGCCAACAGGAGGTATAGAAAATCCTAATTATCCACAGAATTCTTCTGAATTGAGAAGTGTCAGATTAGAAAAATTAGACTCATCTGTAGTTGAGGAATCAACCGTATTCAACTATCAACCTGGTAAAGATAATGGAAAATCTTTGGACAATGAAACTAAGGAAACTACAGAGAGGGAGAATCAAATAGTTCCGTTTGTTCTTAATATTCCTAAACTTTCATCTTTTTCACATATTAATCAGGAGTTAATTTCCCTAATTCCTAAAACATTCAACCCAAATATTGATGAGGATAGAGATACTAATTGGCAAATTAAACAACTACTATGGGAAATTGAGAAATTAACAATTAACCTCACCCAAGACTCCCAAGAAGAAATTGCTCAGGCCTACCACAACCTAGGAACTTTATATCGCCTGCGCATTGAACAGGGAGATGCAAATCTAGACAATTTAATGGTAGCAATTATCGCCTACCAGGAATCTCTCAGTTATGATGAAACTTCACCTTTAGTGCCAGATACTTTAAATGATTTAGGTACTCTATATTGGATGCTACATCGTACATCCGTAAGCAGCCAGGAGGCACAAACATATATAGAACAGTCCTTAGAGTTTTACCAATTAGTTTTAAAGATGATTGAATGTGATAGTCAGCCAGAGATCTATGCTCGAGTGCAAAATAACTTAGCCACAGCTTATGGTGACCTGGCAAAATTTTATCAGCCCTTAGAAAACTGGCAAGCAGCAATAAAAGCATATAAGGAAACATTGAATTATCGCAAGGAAGAAATGGATTCTCATAAATATGCTTCCTGTCAAAATAATTTAGGTACTGCTTATTGGCATCTAGCGCAACATAGTGAACCAGAAAAAAATCTTAAACAAGCGATTTCCGCTTATAGTTCAGCCCTAAGTCATTATCAAGCGGAAAAGGATCCTATTAAGTATGGAATGATTCAAAATAATATTGGCACTGCTTATTGGAACTTATCCCACTATGAAACACCAGAAAAGAATTTACAATTAGCAATAGATTTTTACCAAGAAGCCTTAAAATATAGGACTCCAGAGAATATTCCCATTGGTTGTGCAGTCACCCGTAACAATTTAGGAACTGCCTATTGGCAATTGAGCAATCTACCACATATGAAAGGAGAAAATCGCCAAAATTTACTAAAATTATCTATTGAGACCTACGAAAATACCTTGACTATAGCCAACTCTTTCGAGCAAAAAGATTTGAGTTTTGATGTCTTGGGGACACAAAATAACCTAGCACTAGCTCACTATCAACTCATAACCGATTCACATTTTAAAGGTGATAAAGAAATTGTTTCCTATCATTTACAAACATCCCTAGATTATTTTTTAAAAACTCTCAATGGTTTAGAAGAAAATACACAACCTTATCAGGAAACATTTAACCAAATTGTGAAAATAATTCGCACTTTCCATCATGAGCTAGGTATTCAGGGGCAAAATCTAGCCCTCTCTAAAATTCCCGGCAATCTGATTCCCAAACTTTTACCTCGGTTATAA
- a CDS encoding ABC1 kinase family protein, producing the protein MISTTRSRTHHQPKVLAEAEPEQLYYDPQQIAAHYQDKLGQVLQRILAVMVPVLSLIFALWWDKRRGIVVENHRPIAIQLRELLTKLGPAYIKIGQALSTRPDLVPPIYLEELTKLQDQLPAFPNEIAYQFIKEELGGLPEDIYSEISPQPIAAASLGQVYKGRLKTGEEVAIKVQRPDLRERITIDLYILRILAGWVQKNVKRVRSDLVGILDELGSRIFEEMDYIREGENAERFFELYGHLPDIYVPKIYWEYTNRRVLTMEWINGIKLTQPQEIETLGINARYLIEIGVQCSLRQLLEHGFFHADPHPGNLLATFDGKLAYLDFGMMSEVKPPQRYGLIEAIVHVVNRDFDSLAKDYVKLEFLTPDTDLTPIVPAFARVFANAQGASVAELNIKSITDDLSQLMYEYPFRVPPYYALIIRSLVTLEGIAIYIDPNFKVLSEAYPYVSKRLLTDPSEELRASLQDLLFKDGKFRWNRLENLLKNARNNQDYDLNLVMNQTVEFLSSQRGGFIRDKLVDEVVNGLDAVGKNVLHNFTSLLRQKFGLTAVNEVAGATVEQQQTLEHIQRIVGILQQTRGFDPSKLAPQLMEILVNPKVHHLGQQIAGRFTQKAMARLIRQLLMAEKTP; encoded by the coding sequence ATGATTAGTACAACCAGATCAAGAACACACCATCAACCAAAAGTCCTGGCTGAAGCCGAGCCAGAACAATTATACTATGATCCTCAACAGATTGCAGCACATTACCAAGATAAACTAGGACAAGTTTTACAGCGAATATTAGCAGTAATGGTACCTGTATTATCCTTAATTTTTGCCTTATGGTGGGATAAAAGGCGAGGGATAGTTGTGGAAAACCACCGCCCCATAGCGATTCAACTGCGAGAATTGCTAACAAAACTTGGGCCTGCGTATATTAAAATAGGACAAGCTCTATCCACTAGACCAGATTTAGTTCCTCCCATATATTTAGAAGAGCTAACTAAATTACAAGATCAACTACCAGCATTTCCCAATGAGATAGCATACCAATTTATCAAAGAAGAGTTAGGTGGTTTACCGGAAGATATATACAGTGAAATATCACCCCAACCGATTGCAGCAGCTTCCCTAGGACAGGTTTATAAAGGTAGACTGAAAACTGGGGAAGAAGTAGCAATCAAAGTTCAGCGTCCAGATTTGCGAGAAAGAATCACCATTGATCTATATATTCTAAGAATTTTAGCTGGTTGGGTGCAAAAAAATGTGAAACGGGTCAGAAGTGACCTAGTGGGAATTTTGGACGAATTAGGTAGTCGCATTTTTGAGGAAATGGACTATATCCGGGAAGGGGAAAATGCTGAACGCTTTTTTGAATTGTATGGACACCTCCCAGATATTTACGTACCTAAAATCTACTGGGAATATACCAACCGGCGTGTATTAACAATGGAGTGGATTAATGGGATTAAACTGACCCAACCACAAGAAATTGAGACCCTAGGCATCAATGCGCGTTATCTAATAGAAATAGGAGTACAGTGTTCCCTCAGACAATTACTAGAACATGGATTTTTTCATGCAGATCCTCACCCTGGTAACTTATTAGCCACCTTTGATGGTAAGCTAGCCTATTTAGACTTTGGGATGATGAGTGAGGTTAAACCACCCCAGCGTTATGGTTTAATTGAGGCCATCGTTCATGTTGTTAATCGGGACTTTGACTCTTTAGCAAAAGACTATGTTAAACTGGAGTTTCTCACTCCGGATACGGATTTAACACCAATAGTTCCTGCATTTGCCAGAGTTTTTGCTAATGCTCAGGGTGCAAGCGTAGCTGAACTAAATATTAAAAGTATCACGGATGATTTATCGCAGTTAATGTATGAGTATCCTTTTAGAGTACCTCCTTATTATGCTTTGATTATTCGTTCCTTAGTTACTTTAGAAGGGATTGCCATTTATATTGATCCAAACTTCAAAGTTCTGAGTGAAGCTTATCCCTATGTTTCCAAAAGACTATTAACTGACCCATCGGAAGAATTGCGAGCATCCCTACAAGATCTACTATTTAAAGATGGCAAATTTCGCTGGAATCGTTTAGAGAACTTGTTAAAAAATGCCCGTAATAATCAGGACTATGACTTGAATTTAGTCATGAATCAAACTGTGGAATTTTTATCTTCCCAGCGTGGTGGATTTATTCGCGATAAATTGGTGGATGAGGTTGTCAATGGACTAGATGCAGTGGGTAAAAATGTTCTCCATAACTTCACCTCTTTACTTAGACAAAAATTCGGTTTGACAGCAGTTAATGAAGTAGCTGGTGCAACAGTTGAACAACAACAGACACTAGAACATATTCAGCGAATTGTAGGCATTTTACAACAAACCAGAGGTTTTGATCCTAGCAAACTTGCTCCCCAATTAATGGAGATTTTGGTGAATCCCAAAGTCCATCATTTAGGTCAGCAAATTGCTGGTCGCTTTACCCAAAAAGCTATGGCCAGATTAATTCGTCAGTTATTAATGGCGGAAAAAACACCTTAA
- a CDS encoding polyphosphate kinase 2 family protein gives MNHDVFLVPPGKKISLGDYDPSYKAEFHQKVDAVKKLRAGIKELARYQDVLYAQNTYALLIIFQAMDAAGKDSTIKHVMSGVNPQGCQVFSFKAPSDEELDHDYLWRSTRCLPERGRIGIFNRSYYEELLVVRVHPEILARQQLHHFPQGNQLWKQRFEEINNFEKYLVNNGIVILKFFLHISPQEQKKRFLQRIESPAKHWKFSASDVRERAFWHDYMIAYEDVFNHTSTKYAPWYIIPADRKWFTRLVVSEIICDKLKELDLQYPIVSEEHQQQLLQAKKLLESEDITNFHPRTSDRIS, from the coding sequence ATGAATCATGATGTCTTTCTTGTCCCTCCAGGAAAGAAAATCTCCTTGGGGGACTATGACCCCAGCTACAAGGCTGAATTTCATCAAAAAGTTGATGCTGTTAAAAAATTAAGAGCGGGTATCAAAGAACTGGCTAGATATCAAGATGTTCTCTATGCCCAAAATACTTATGCTCTCCTCATTATCTTTCAAGCTATGGATGCTGCTGGAAAGGATAGCACCATTAAACACGTTATGTCTGGTGTAAATCCCCAAGGGTGTCAGGTGTTTAGTTTTAAAGCACCTAGTGATGAAGAGTTGGATCATGATTACCTATGGCGATCTACTAGGTGTTTGCCAGAACGAGGTAGGATTGGTATATTTAACCGTTCTTATTATGAGGAATTATTGGTAGTAAGAGTACATCCAGAAATCCTCGCTAGACAACAACTTCATCATTTTCCCCAGGGTAATCAACTCTGGAAACAGCGGTTTGAGGAAATCAACAATTTTGAAAAGTACCTGGTTAATAATGGTATTGTTATTCTCAAGTTCTTTCTCCATATCTCACCACAGGAACAGAAAAAACGCTTTCTCCAAAGAATTGAATCCCCAGCTAAACATTGGAAGTTTTCTGCAAGTGATGTTCGAGAACGCGCTTTTTGGCATGATTATATGATTGCCTATGAGGATGTATTTAACCACACTAGTACTAAATACGCCCCTTGGTATATCATCCCCGCAGATAGAAAATGGTTTACAAGGCTAGTGGTGTCGGAGATTATCTGTGATAAACTAAAAGAACTAGACTTGCAATATCCAATTGTTAGTGAAGAACATCAGCAACAACTTCTACAAGCTAAAAAGCTTCTTGAAAGTGAAGACATCACTAACTTCCACCCTAGAACGAGCGATCGCATTTCCTAA
- a CDS encoding peroxiredoxin, translating to MITLIYRQNWTRILILAFFSLMTWLNFTPPDITPTAIALGGKLPPVNQLAPTFTLPTNTGDGKISLADFRGHWVVLYFYPKDFTSGCTIEARRFQQDLPKYLEKNTRIVGVSADSVDSHAKFCDSQGLKFPLLADTDGAVSKAYGSWIGFFSMRHTFIIDPQGTLREIFLGVNPNVHSQEVLARLVELQKTSLELSLNES from the coding sequence ATGATTACATTGATTTACCGACAGAATTGGACGAGAATTTTAATTCTGGCTTTTTTCTCGCTCATGACCTGGTTGAATTTCACTCCCCCAGATATTACTCCTACAGCTATAGCTCTGGGTGGTAAATTACCCCCTGTTAATCAGCTCGCACCTACTTTTACTCTACCCACAAATACGGGGGATGGGAAGATTTCTTTGGCTGATTTTAGAGGTCACTGGGTGGTTTTATACTTCTACCCTAAGGATTTTACCTCTGGTTGTACTATTGAAGCACGACGCTTTCAACAGGATTTGCCCAAGTATCTGGAAAAAAATACTAGGATTGTTGGTGTGAGTGCGGACAGTGTGGACTCCCATGCTAAATTTTGTGACTCCCAGGGATTAAAATTCCCTCTGTTAGCTGATACTGATGGTGCAGTTAGTAAAGCATACGGATCCTGGATTGGTTTTTTCTCCATGCGTCATACTTTTATTATTGACCCACAGGGTACTCTCAGAGAAATTTTTCTGGGAGTTAATCCTAATGTTCACAGTCAAGAAGTTTTGGCACGTTTGGTAGAATTACAGAAAACATCTCTAGAACTGTCTTTAAATGAATCATGA
- the gntT gene encoding guanitoxin biosynthesis MATE family efflux transporter GntT, whose protein sequence is MTFTVPTQYDFLVRFYRLSSVSILSNMMVPLAGLVDIAFLGHLTDIRHLAGVILATILFDYLYRILKFMRSSANAITAQAVGKDDNKEVILAGLRSGLIALLLGLVIILLQYPLQKIGFFILSGSSDIEAAGADYFSARIWAAPAVLLNFVLFGWFLGREMNWVVLLMSIVGNCSNVLLDYLMISRWGWASMGAGLATALSQYLALIVGLIWMVCTIPWKIVPVAIKEVFDWLALKGVVGLKGNILVRYILLISAYSVFTNLSAIMGTNVLAQNGLLLQIAFLSQFTINGVGLTVQTMTANFKAKGNTQQIIPLLIVAGLTSLVIALSFAGTSILFPNQIFGLLTNHTEVNQDINQYTIWLLPICIVTGMTFVLEGYFIGLREGGTLRNVVLLSFIVSFIPLVIAAWYFHSNHLLWSSLLAYMTSNMLLLSASIPQTLKDESSQNVLA, encoded by the coding sequence ATGACATTTACAGTTCCAACTCAGTACGACTTCTTGGTCAGATTTTACCGATTAAGCAGTGTCAGCATTCTTAGCAATATGATGGTTCCCTTAGCTGGTTTGGTAGATATTGCTTTTTTAGGACACCTAACAGATATTCGACATTTAGCAGGGGTAATTTTAGCAACTATTTTGTTCGATTATCTTTATCGAATATTAAAGTTTATGCGTTCTAGCGCCAATGCTATTACTGCGCAAGCTGTAGGTAAAGATGACAACAAAGAGGTAATTTTAGCCGGTTTGCGTAGTGGTTTAATAGCTTTATTATTGGGTTTAGTTATTATTTTGTTACAATATCCTTTACAAAAAATTGGCTTTTTTATTTTAAGTGGTTCTTCAGATATCGAAGCTGCTGGAGCCGATTATTTTTCTGCGCGAATTTGGGCTGCACCTGCGGTATTACTCAATTTTGTTTTATTCGGTTGGTTTTTGGGCAGAGAAATGAATTGGGTAGTCTTATTAATGTCAATTGTGGGTAATTGTTCCAATGTATTGTTAGATTATTTAATGATTTCTCGATGGGGTTGGGCAAGTATGGGAGCGGGTCTAGCAACGGCTCTAAGCCAGTATTTAGCTCTAATCGTGGGTTTAATATGGATGGTTTGCACTATCCCTTGGAAAATTGTGCCAGTAGCCATTAAAGAAGTATTTGATTGGTTAGCATTGAAAGGAGTTGTGGGTTTAAAGGGTAATATTTTGGTTCGCTATATATTATTGATTTCCGCGTATTCTGTATTTACTAATTTAAGTGCGATCATGGGAACAAATGTCTTAGCACAAAACGGTTTATTGTTACAAATTGCTTTTTTAAGTCAATTCACAATTAACGGTGTGGGACTAACAGTACAAACTATGACAGCTAATTTTAAAGCTAAAGGTAACACTCAACAAATAATACCTTTATTGATAGTTGCTGGACTAACTAGTTTGGTCATAGCATTAAGCTTTGCGGGAACATCTATTTTATTTCCCAATCAGATATTTGGACTATTAACTAATCATACAGAAGTCAATCAAGATATTAACCAATATACTATTTGGTTACTTCCCATTTGCATAGTTACAGGTATGACTTTTGTTTTAGAAGGTTATTTTATTGGTTTAAGAGAAGGTGGTACTTTGCGTAATGTGGTATTATTGTCCTTCATAGTCAGTTTCATACCACTAGTAATTGCTGCTTGGTATTTTCATAGTAATCATTTATTATGGTCTAGCTTGTTAGCTTATATGACTAGTAATATGCTTTTATTATCTGCATCCATACCCCAAACATTGAAAGATGAAAGTTCACAAAATGTCCTAGCTTGA